GAACCGCACGAGGTTGTCGACGAACTCCTTCTTCTTCTCGAGCGTGGCGTAGCGGCTGCGAACGAAGAGCGGCTGCTCGTCCAGCTTCGCCTTCACCTCGTTGGCGGTCAGGTTGCGGTCATTGATGACCGCGACGACGGGGCTCGAGTCCTTGGGCTCCTGCTTCGCGGGGCCCGCGCCTCCACCCTCGCAGGCGGAGAGCGCGACGACGGCGAGGGCGGCGGAGAGGACTCGGGTTCGGATGGAGCGCGTGTGCATGGGAAGTGGTGCTGAATCGTACATCCAAGAGGGGTCGAGGCGCGAATCGCATGAACGTGCTGTGACGGCTGTCTCTCATGGACTCGGTGGTCTCCCAGCGGGCCGTGGTGAGCGCTGAGGACGCGCTGATTCCATTCCTTTTCAGCGGGGGAAGGACCGCATCGACACCACAGCCCACGAGGGTGGTGACGGCGATGAGTGCCACGACTTCGCGGGAGGTCGATGGAAGGACATTCGACCCCTGGAATGATTCGGGGTGGGGTTCCTGGACGGAGACCCATGAGACGGGGAGTGGCCGGAGCGAGGTGCTGGGAGATGCCACTTCTGTCGCCGTGTGGACGGACGTCGGGTGGCGGGGCCGCGAAACAGCACGTAGGGTCCAGTAGGAGCGTACTGGGTGTGGATTTGACGGAATTTGCTCGAATCCGGAGGGCCTGGGCAGTCGGGCGAGGGGCCAGGAGGGGGGCGCGGATGCCGTACGTTGCGCTTGAGGTACCCCGGGGCTCTTGCTAGAAAGCGTCGTTGTTTCAGGCGTTTGTTGCCACGACCCCGTAGCTCAGTTGGATAGAGCGGCGGTTTCCTAAACCGCAGGCCACAGGTTCGATTCCTGTCGGGGTCACTCTGCAACCCCCGGAACTCCAGCGGCTTTTGGAGTGGAGGGGGCCGTGGTGATGAAGTTGCTCCCGGCGTGGCGTCCATGTGGCGTTGGGACCGGCGCTCGCTTCCGGCTCGGGCAGTCCCCATGCGCCTGCCCTCCTGCTGTCAGAACGCAGCAGGAGGGCTGACTTCTTTCATTCCGAGATGGGCGCTAAGGATTGATGACCAGGAAGTCCGTCGAGATCCTCAGTGAAGAGCCCCAGTCGACGTTGACTAGGAATTCCACATACCCATCCTTGGGTGCGATGTTCAGGACGGTGAAAGGTGCAAGCCCAACGAAACGATTGCCCGAATTGTCGACTTCGCTCGCAGAGATGAAGACGAGCGATCCTCGGCGGATGACGGGCCACCAGAATGTGAAGCGAGCGACTCCGCGGACGTTGCTCCATCCGTCGTATCGGATGGCGGCGCCTGAGACGGGGGCCAGCGAGAACTCTCGGGGCTGTGCATCCAGATACGAGGCTTCGTAGCTGAGGATTGGAGCCGAAGGGGGAGCGGCTTCACCAGGCGGAGATGCCCTTGCTGTCGAGGCCAGTGTGAGCAGTGAGGCGACCATCCAGGGGGCGAATTGATGATGCATGAAAACTCCAGACATGTGGCGGTGATGCGAAATCCAGAAGAGTCTTGCCTCCTACGCGGTTGCGGTGTGTGAGGCAAATCTGGTGGCGGCGTGTGTTGATGCGAAGTGGTTTGTTGCGGATGGCCTGAAGGACTTTGTCTGGAGAACGACGGCGATGTGTCTTCGGGGATGGATGTGTTTGTGACGGTTCGCTCCCCGCACGACGTGGTCAATCAAGCCGCGAGACGGAAGCGCGCGGACCTCGGCCGGCGAGAAGTTTCGCCACGTCGGCTGGCACCTGGGGCTGCGCCCGCCAGTAGCACCCCGTCGTACGGCGACAAGGGAGCACACTTTGTTGCGTGCCTCTTCGCCTCCGCGTCCGTCCGTCATCGGTTTTCGTATTGAAGGCGCGGTCGCTGGGGCTGTAAGACGCGCGCGCTCAAGTTTCCGAGCGCTGAGCAACATCTGTCCGGCGGACCCTGATGATGATCTCCGGTTTTGCTCCTGCTGCTGCTCCAAACGCGGTGGGGTTGTTCTTGTTCGAATGCGAGCGCCCGCTCACGGCGTATCAGCGCAGCGAGCTCCTGCGCGAGATGCGGGAACTCGGGTTCGTCCGTGCCTCTGCCTGGGGATTGGAGCGCCCGATCGACGAGCGGCGACGCTGGTTCGGCACTGGCGGCTGGCTGCCTCATCTGGACGTGGAGCACGCGACACGCACGCGAGACCTCCACGCGTTTCTCGAGCGGCACCGCGTCGCGCGCGCGTGGTTCGTGCAAACGACCACTGTGTATCCTGCACTGCGAACGGTCGACCCACTGCAGGAGCCCGTCGAGACCATCGAGCCGCTGGGCTTCCTCGACGACGAAGCGCATGTGCACGTCGTGGTGATCACCGAGCGCAAATGGTTCACCTACGGTCCCGGCGCGAAGCTCCAGATCGAACGGCGTCGCCGGATCACGCTGGGCGAGTACGAAGACGAAGGCGAGGTCGTATTCGAGAGCGCCGTGCGTCCGGAGAGCGGATATCGGTACTTTCTTCGAGACGGGGTACTCGTTCGTCAGCGCTTGCGCACGGTCATCGTCGACGACGACGATATCGACGACCCCAGCGCCGATGCCCCGGTCATCGACGCATCAACGCCGATTCCAGATCCGCCGTCGTGTCCGTTCAAGCTCTCGGGGTACCACGCTCTGGTGGAGCGGCTCCCGTACGAGATGGAGACGAATGGCGAGCTCTCCGTTGAAATCAAATTCGCATCGACGCCCGATGAGGAGCACCTCGAGATTGTCGACGCGTTCCTGGATCTCTGGGCCGCGCAGTATCCACCCGGACGTGGAGGACCGCCTTGGCGTCACTCGGGCATCTCATGCAAGGGCAAGAGCGTGCGCTTCTGGCTCGATCGATTCGCGCCGCCATCGGGACGCGCAGACGAGCATGTGGATCGCATCCTGGCCATCATGAATCGTCTGCACGAGCATCTTCCGATCGTGAAAGTCAGCTTCTGACGAACGGGGTGGAAGCCTCAGGCACATGGATCGCCCTGTCGGGGATGCACTCAAGCGCTCCGTGATGCGATGAGCGCGAGGTTTCGCGGAGACAGGTTCGGCTCGAAGAGCTGGAGGAGTTCGACCTCGAAGCCCACCTCTTCCAGGAGCATCGCCCGATCGATCAGGAGAACGACCTCCAACGCCCTCGCGAAGCGGTCCCTCAGCAAATGACAGAGCAAGAGGTCCCGTGTCTCGGCGCGAACGGAGACCTCGAAGGCATTCAGTTCGCCCTCCGTCATTCCGGAGTCGAGCCCCAGTCGTTCCATGCGGTCGAGCGCGTAGAGGGCGAAGGGGCCGTCATAGAGCGCCCGAGGCGCGTCCCCGGCCCTGACGAAAGCTCGCTCGGGAAACTGTCGCTTCGAGAGGAGATGGAACGCGAATCGCCACGCGTACACCCGCTTCATCCGCGCGAACTCCGCTTCGGTCTTCTGTGGCCTCCCCCGCGTGGTCAGTGCCAGGGCATGCGGCGTGAAGGGCAGGGGATGCGCGCGCCCGACGCGGGAGACGGGGTAGTCCCTGGGGACCTCGAGCTTGTCGTAACAGCAGCCGATGTTCAGGACGAAGCCCGCCCCCTGGCTCTTGCGGATTTGCGTGAGGGCGAGAGGCCCGCACGTGTGCAGGCCGATGGAGGCCCGGTCCGGACCGCAGAAGAGCGGATCGATCTGCGGTTGGAGTCCGTCCTCGACGGCGGCATGGATGAAGCTCAGGGTGTCCGTGGCGGGCGAACGGGTCCTCGTCAGCCAACGTCGCCCCTTGTCCTGCAATGCAGTGTCTCGATCGATGCTGTGGAATCTCCACCCGAACGTCCGCGCACAGAGTCGGGCGAGGTGTCCCATGCCGCCTCCGATATCGACCGCCTGTTGGATGAAGCGCGTTCTCGGTCCGAGCAGGGCGAGCACCCGCTCGAGCTCGTGCGTTTTCTTGTCGCTGAGCCCCTGCGTCTCCGCGACCGTCAGTGCATGCCGGCCCTCGTGCCAGGGAAGCGACGTCAGCTCCTGAAGTGCGCTCAGGAGCGTGCCCAGGGACGGAGGCGGCTCGCCCACGAGTATTCCCTGGTCCAGTCGTCGCTCGCCTGCTTCATCGAGTGACCGGGCGTAGGCGAGCCAATCCTCGGGATAGGCGGCGCCGGACTCGGGCCAGCCCTGGAGGACGGAGCGGGACCAGAGCGAGGACCAGGGGCGGAGTTGGTGCGTGAGCGCCTCGAGCCGCGCCGGGAAGTCCATGGCGGCGCATCCTATGCGCCACGATGCTCGAACGCCTGTCACGTCGTACGCGGCGGCCCGAACCATCCGGTCAGGGCTTCACGCAGACCCTGGCCCGTACCCTCGCCGACCCACGCAACGTGTCCATCCGGACGAATGAGTACCGCGACGGGGGCGGTGACCACGCCGAGCACCGGGAGCTCCCACTCGCTCGTGTATCGAGCCGCGATCCGTTGGACCCGGTCCTCCCAAGGTGTGATGTCGAGTCCCCCAGGTTCTCCCAGGTCGAGCAACACCGGCCGTGCCTCGTGCAACAGCTGGAACACGCGCCGTGGGCCCTCGGCGGTCACCAGGTCGAGGTCCGGCATGCGACGCCCGAGCAGCGGGTGTCCCGCGCCCAGGTCGTAGTGGACGTCCAGCCCCGACATCAGCGCCGCGTACTGTTTGCGTGGCCCGTCCATCCGCAGCAACTCCGACAGCGTCTCGCGCACGGCATCCATCCGTGCGTCACCTCGGCTGAGCGCGGTCTGCGCCATGGTCTTTCGCAGCGCACGTGCCGCGACGGGGTGCCGCTCGGCCTGGTACGTGTCGAGCAGACTCTCCGGAGAGACACCGCGCACGACCTGGGCCAGCTTCCACCCCAGGTTCACGGCGTCCTGCACGCCGAGGTTGAGCCCCTGTCCTCCCATCGGCGAGTGCACGTGGGCCGCGTCGCCAGCCAGGAGCACCCGCCGGTTCCGGTAGGACGCCGCCTGGCGCGTCATGTCGGTGAACCTCGAAAGGTACGTGGCGCTTCTCAGGCCAAAGTCCGATCCGTAGAGCGCGATGAGGCTCTCGCGCAGCGTC
The genomic region above belongs to Myxococcus guangdongensis and contains:
- a CDS encoding FAD-dependent monooxygenase: MTMEPMTQHAVVIAGGGPTGLMLAAELALAKVDVAIVERRASQEVAGSRSRGLHARSLEVLDQRGVVERFVSQGQPVQNVAFGQTPLDLSDFPTRHNHGLALLQERFERILAQWVGELAVPIYQGSEVTGFTQGDTSVDVALSDGRTLRAKYLVGCDGGRSLVRKAAGIEFPGWDASISYLIAEVEMTGAPAFGIRRDEKGTFAMGKQADGSVGVVLREEQVNTGDAPTLETLRESLIALYGSDFGLRSATYLSRFTDMTRQAASYRNRRVLLAGDAAHVHSPMGGQGLNLGVQDAVNLGWKLAQVVRGVSPESLLDTYQAERHPVAARALRKTMAQTALSRGDARMDAVRETLSELLRMDGPRKQYAALMSGLDVHYDLGAGHPLLGRRMPDLDLVTAEGPRRVFQLLHEARPVLLDLGEPGGLDITPWEDRVQRIAARYTSEWELPVLGVVTAPVAVLIRPDGHVAWVGEGTGQGLREALTGWFGPPRTT
- a CDS encoding methyltransferase; protein product: MDFPARLEALTHQLRPWSSLWSRSVLQGWPESGAAYPEDWLAYARSLDEAGERRLDQGILVGEPPPSLGTLLSALQELTSLPWHEGRHALTVAETQGLSDKKTHELERVLALLGPRTRFIQQAVDIGGGMGHLARLCARTFGWRFHSIDRDTALQDKGRRWLTRTRSPATDTLSFIHAAVEDGLQPQIDPLFCGPDRASIGLHTCGPLALTQIRKSQGAGFVLNIGCCYDKLEVPRDYPVSRVGRAHPLPFTPHALALTTRGRPQKTEAEFARMKRVYAWRFAFHLLSKRQFPERAFVRAGDAPRALYDGPFALYALDRMERLGLDSGMTEGELNAFEVSVRAETRDLLLCHLLRDRFARALEVVLLIDRAMLLEEVGFEVELLQLFEPNLSPRNLALIASRSA